A genomic region of Ignavibacteria bacterium contains the following coding sequences:
- a CDS encoding PorV/PorQ family protein, with protein sequence MKTKIIFTVIIISFLASSTFAQLERSTSKVGTTAATFLKINTGARAIGMAGAFAAMENDIYSIYYNPAGISRITGTGAAAFNHANWLADMSFDFAALAINLGDIGSIALSLTSFSVPEEKVRTFDNPEGDGRYWDASSLALGLSYARNLTDNFSIGFNFKYIRDRVWDMSASSMALDAGTMYTTPFNGLRIGASISNFGTKMKLEGRNTYFNIDPNNDPNSGPNNIPAEYRLAYYDIPLSFRVGLAMEVIKSQLLTLTTSVDAVHPNDNTEYLNLGLEFNFNNTFYARTGYKSLFLRDSEQSYTFGFGLNYPIMNDILISLNYGFADYGRLKNVQFMDVVVKF encoded by the coding sequence ATGAAAACAAAAATAATTTTTACGGTTATAATTATAAGCTTTCTGGCATCTTCAACTTTTGCTCAGCTTGAACGAAGCACTTCGAAAGTTGGAACAACTGCAGCAACTTTCTTGAAAATAAATACAGGTGCTCGAGCTATTGGAATGGCAGGTGCTTTTGCTGCAATGGAAAATGATATCTATTCTATCTATTACAATCCAGCTGGTATTTCTCGAATTACCGGGACTGGTGCAGCAGCATTTAATCATGCAAACTGGTTAGCTGATATGTCTTTTGATTTTGCAGCACTTGCGATTAATCTTGGTGATATTGGAAGTATTGCACTGAGTTTAACTTCTTTTTCTGTACCAGAAGAAAAAGTACGAACCTTTGATAATCCTGAAGGTGATGGACGATACTGGGATGCAAGTTCTCTTGCTCTTGGTCTTTCTTATGCAAGAAATCTTACTGATAATTTTTCTATTGGATTTAATTTCAAATATATCAGAGATCGTGTCTGGGATATGTCAGCAAGCTCAATGGCTTTGGATGCAGGTACAATGTATACAACACCTTTCAATGGATTGAGAATTGGAGCAAGTATTTCCAACTTTGGAACCAAAATGAAGCTCGAAGGACGAAATACTTATTTCAATATTGACCCAAACAATGATCCAAATTCAGGACCAAACAATATTCCTGCTGAATATCGCCTGGCTTACTATGATATTCCGCTTTCGTTTAGAGTTGGGCTTGCTATGGAAGTCATTAAGTCTCAGTTACTTACTTTAACAACTTCTGTTGATGCAGTTCATCCGAATGATAATACTGAGTATTTAAATCTCGGACTTGAATTTAATTTCAACAATACTTTTTATGCAAGAACAGGATATAAATCATTATTCTTGAGAGATAGTGAACAGAGCTACACATTTGGCTTTGGTCTTAATTATCCTATTATGAATGATATCCTTATTTCATTGAATTATGGATTTGCCGATTATGGCAGGTTGAAGAATGTTCAATTTATGGATGTAGTAGTTAAGTTTTAA
- a CDS encoding endonuclease III, producing MKKAVNSKIENLDSTANFILKVNELLLEKFGKPKRNLKSDPLDILIATILSQNTNDVNSHQAFLRLKRKFPDYQKILEADLRSIEKEIKVAGLGKQKAKAIKNFIKELKAERGKLNLNFLNEFTIDDAINYLTSFDGVGLKTASCVLLFGLHKNVCPVDTHVHRILNRIGVVTTKDRDKTFFELHKHLPPNIAHEFHTNLIKLGRNICLSQTPKCFECPLEKICQYGNKNLKVEKTTARNNVKKDFLLLDSI from the coding sequence ATGAAAAAGGCGGTCAATTCAAAAATTGAAAATTTGGATTCGACCGCCAATTTTATTTTAAAAGTTAATGAGCTCCTTCTTGAAAAATTTGGTAAACCAAAAAGAAATCTTAAATCAGATCCGCTCGATATTTTAATAGCCACAATTCTATCTCAGAATACAAACGATGTAAATTCCCATCAAGCTTTCCTCCGACTGAAAAGAAAGTTTCCTGATTACCAAAAAATTCTTGAAGCTGATCTTAGATCAATTGAAAAGGAGATAAAAGTCGCTGGATTAGGCAAACAAAAAGCAAAGGCAATTAAAAATTTTATTAAAGAGTTAAAAGCGGAAAGAGGAAAGCTAAACTTAAATTTCTTAAATGAATTCACAATTGACGATGCAATTAATTACCTGACATCATTTGATGGTGTTGGATTAAAAACTGCATCGTGTGTTTTGCTATTTGGTTTGCACAAAAATGTTTGCCCTGTAGATACGCATGTTCATCGAATACTGAATAGAATTGGAGTGGTAACTACTAAGGATAGAGATAAGACTTTTTTTGAACTTCACAAACATTTACCACCAAATATCGCACACGAATTCCATACCAACTTAATAAAGCTTGGTAGAAATATTTGTTTAAGTCAGACACCAAAATGTTTTGAATGCCCATTAGAAAAAATCTGTCAATATGGGAATAAAAATTTGAAGGTTGAGAAAACTACTGCAAGGAATAATGTTAAAAAGGATTTTTTGCTTTTAGATTCAATTTGA